A region from the Deinococcus misasensis DSM 22328 genome encodes:
- a CDS encoding extracellular solute-binding protein — protein sequence MAQQKTVTVSGNFTGQDQQSFQKVINAFEAKNPGIKANYTDSTYSVTLINVRVQAGNHPDIKSGRATNWLESILLRTAPASVYDRWITNKVKFDSPEVRKAWGVLDDIVTTPGYVYGGKTTAVNLAFWKGTTDYFTGKNLDQVLKDIDAACSK from the coding sequence TTGGCCCAACAGAAAACCGTCACGGTCTCCGGCAACTTCACCGGGCAGGACCAGCAGTCCTTCCAGAAAGTCATCAACGCGTTTGAAGCCAAAAACCCCGGTATCAAAGCCAACTACACCGACAGCACATATTCCGTCACCCTGATCAATGTGCGTGTGCAGGCCGGAAACCACCCCGACATCAAGTCGGGCAGAGCCACCAACTGGTTGGAAAGCATCCTGCTGAGAACCGCTCCAGCCAGCGTGTACGACAGGTGGATCACCAACAAAGTCAAATTCGATTCTCCAGAGGTCCGCAAAGCGTGGGGTGTGCTCGATGACATCGTCACCACGCCCGGCTACGTGTACGGCGGCAAAACCACGGCGGTCAACCTTGCGTTCTGGAAAGGCACCACCGATTACTTCACCGGGAAGAACCTCGATCAAGTCCTCAAAGACATTGACGCTGCTTGCAGCAAGTGA
- a CDS encoding carbohydrate ABC transporter permease, with amino-acid sequence MKPFQRDTQVRTLNNGVIHVTLTVLALLWTLPTLGLLITSIRPPDDVNGSGWWTLLFNPEKVRLTLDNYRIVLGLGLDQVKMNLDRNEGDIQLLKSVMNTIIMTIPSTVIPIFLAVIATYAFAWMQLPASPFLFTVVVALLVVPFQIALIPVLKDYNVLGLNGTFLGVWLANTGSGLSLATYLLYNYISTLPC; translated from the coding sequence GTGAAACCCTTTCAGCGTGACACCCAAGTGCGAACCCTCAACAATGGAGTGATTCATGTGACCTTGACCGTGCTGGCTTTGCTGTGGACTTTGCCCACCTTGGGGCTTCTCATCACCTCCATTCGCCCACCGGACGACGTGAACGGCTCGGGTTGGTGGACGCTGCTGTTCAACCCCGAGAAGGTGCGCCTCACCCTCGACAATTACCGCATTGTGCTCGGGTTGGGTCTGGATCAGGTGAAAATGAATCTGGACCGCAACGAAGGGGACATCCAGCTTCTGAAGTCGGTGATGAACACCATCATCATGACCATTCCCTCCACGGTCATCCCGATTTTTCTGGCGGTCATTGCCACTTACGCTTTTGCTTGGATGCAATTGCCAGCCAGCCCATTTCTGTTCACAGTGGTGGTGGCTTTGCTGGTGGTGCCCTTCCAGATTGCCCTGATTCCCGTGCTGAAAGACTACAACGTGCTGGGCCTGAATGGGACTTTTCTCGGGGTGTGGTTGGCAAACACTGGATCCGGGCTTTCACTGGCCACTTACCTGCTCTACAACTACATTTCCACCCTCCCCTGCTGA